In one window of Mucilaginibacter auburnensis DNA:
- a CDS encoding nuclear transport factor 2 family protein produces MKTLKTILFGLALVMATTIANANVNTTVSHYVSNALSKNDVVNAYTNALMHGNLQNLEAALAKDVEYNMYRGSQVYKLNKQALIDSFKASENVEQNCQYTTSILSDVDKTMVVRLDQQYEGYVRSSTITIKQQGNDWKITKIETRNN; encoded by the coding sequence ATGAAAACTCTAAAAACAATCCTATTCGGTTTAGCCTTAGTAATGGCTACCACTATAGCAAATGCTAATGTAAATACTACTGTAAGCCATTATGTATCAAACGCTTTGTCAAAAAATGATGTAGTAAACGCTTACACCAATGCACTTATGCATGGCAATTTACAAAATTTAGAAGCAGCCCTGGCTAAAGATGTTGAATACAACATGTACCGCGGTTCGCAGGTTTATAAATTGAACAAACAGGCTTTGATCGATTCATTCAAAGCATCAGAAAATGTTGAGCAAAACTGCCAGTATACTACATCAATTTTGTCTGATGTTGACAAAACAATGGTAGTACGTTTAGACCAACAATACGAAGGTTATGTGCGCAGCAGCACCATAACTATTAAGCAACAAGGTAACGATTGGAAGATCACCAAAATTGAGACCCGCAATAATTAA
- a CDS encoding DNA polymerase III subunit gamma/tau, translating to MDNFIVSARKYRPATFDTVVGQQHITNTLKNAIKNNQLAQAFLFCGPRGVGKTTCARILAKTINCTNLQPSGEACGECPLCTAFQNGNSFNIHELDAASNNSVDDIRSLIEQVRIPPQGARYKVYIIDEVHMLSQAAFNAFLKTLEEPPHYAIFILATTEKHKILPTILSRCQIFDFNRIGVDDMSAHLEGIAKKESVAYEPDGLHIIAQKADGGLRDALSMFDQIVSFSGSNVTYRAVIDNLNILDYDYYFNITESLLSEETAKTLLFFDEILQKGFDGAHFVSGLSEHFRNLLVSKDAATIKLLEVSEGIKTKYLQQAQAASVSFLLSALGIANQCDLNYKLSKNQRLQVELALLKMCHLQSVFNIASGSQPMPADNGQLKKKPDTSANVTSTESGSPKNEMPLLNDSAAAYTTQKPAQTTPAPAAAKPASPPAEERPKVFIPNASTTSIKIPSLKDLDAPLNAGGEEEEDPYQKGTDRESFTYNEFLAEWSNYAAKVKAEGKMNLLPIFTLGAPKMLGATNFEVLVGNKVQENLLRDERPGLLNYLRAKLKNYDIEVNARIDEQTVVKRPYTSQEKFQYMAAKNPQLAELRRMFNLDFD from the coding sequence GTGGATAATTTTATAGTTTCGGCACGTAAATACCGCCCGGCTACTTTTGATACCGTTGTTGGTCAGCAACATATAACCAACACCCTAAAAAACGCTATTAAAAATAATCAGCTGGCGCAGGCATTTTTATTCTGCGGGCCGCGTGGGGTGGGCAAAACCACATGTGCACGTATATTGGCAAAAACCATTAACTGCACCAATTTACAGCCAAGCGGCGAGGCCTGCGGCGAGTGCCCTTTGTGCACCGCTTTTCAAAATGGTAATTCGTTTAACATTCATGAACTGGATGCGGCATCCAACAACTCGGTTGATGACATTCGCAGTTTAATTGAGCAGGTGCGCATACCACCGCAAGGTGCCCGTTACAAAGTATATATTATTGATGAGGTGCACATGCTGTCGCAGGCAGCCTTCAATGCTTTCCTGAAAACGCTTGAAGAACCACCTCATTACGCTATATTTATATTAGCTACTACAGAGAAGCATAAAATACTGCCAACCATACTTTCGCGCTGCCAGATATTTGATTTTAACCGCATAGGGGTTGATGATATGAGCGCGCATCTGGAGGGTATTGCCAAAAAAGAGAGTGTTGCCTATGAGCCGGATGGCTTACATATTATTGCCCAAAAAGCCGATGGCGGTTTGCGCGACGCGCTTTCTATGTTTGATCAGATAGTTAGCTTCTCGGGCAGTAATGTTACTTACAGGGCGGTAATTGATAACCTTAATATTTTAGATTACGATTATTACTTTAATATAACCGAAAGCCTGCTTAGCGAAGAAACGGCCAAAACACTACTGTTTTTTGATGAGATACTACAGAAAGGTTTTGACGGTGCGCACTTTGTATCTGGCCTTTCAGAACACTTCCGCAACCTGTTGGTGAGTAAAGATGCCGCAACTATTAAATTACTGGAAGTTAGCGAGGGTATTAAAACCAAATACCTGCAACAGGCACAGGCGGCAAGTGTGTCATTCCTTTTATCAGCGCTTGGTATAGCCAATCAGTGCGATCTGAACTATAAGCTGAGTAAGAATCAGCGCTTACAGGTTGAACTGGCGCTGTTAAAAATGTGTCATTTACAATCGGTGTTTAATATAGCCTCAGGTAGCCAACCAATGCCCGCTGATAACGGGCAATTAAAAAAAAAACCTGATACCTCAGCAAACGTAACATCAACCGAAAGCGGATCACCTAAAAACGAGATGCCTCTTTTAAATGATAGTGCTGCTGCTTACACAACACAAAAGCCCGCTCAAACAACTCCGGCGCCCGCGGCGGCAAAGCCTGCTTCGCCGCCGGCAGAAGAGCGGCCAAAGGTTTTCATTCCCAACGCCAGTACCACTTCAATAAAAATACCATCGCTGAAAGATCTTGATGCACCTTTAAATGCCGGTGGTGAAGAGGAAGAAGATCCTTACCAAAAAGGGACAGACCGAGAATCTTTCACCTATAACGAGTTTTTAGCCGAATGGAGTAACTATGCGGCTAAGGTTAAAGCTGAAGGTAAAATGAATTTGTTACCAATTTTTACCTTAGGCGCACCAAAAATGCTGGGCGCTACTAATTTTGAGGTGTTAGTAGGTAATAAAGTACAGGAGAATTTGCTGCGCGATGAGCGTCCGGGGTTGCTTAATTACCTGCGTGCCAAACTGAAAAACTATGATATTGAGGTGAATGCCCGTATTGATGAGCAAACTGTAGTTAAGCGCCCGTATACAAGTCAGGAAAAATTTCAGTATATGGCTGCCAAAAACCCCCAGTTGGCAGAACTGCGCAGAATGTTTAATCTTGATTTTGACTAA
- the rpsF gene encoding 30S ribosomal protein S6, whose amino-acid sequence MQQYEIVIVLTPLLSEDIAKEAIAKYSKVLTDGGAEIVQEDNWGLRKLAYPIQKKTTGYYHLTEFKAPGELINKLEVELRRDERVLRFLTIALDKHAVAYNDKKRSGAFNKKPAAKLEEAN is encoded by the coding sequence ATGCAACAGTACGAAATCGTGATCGTTCTAACCCCGTTGCTTTCAGAAGACATTGCTAAAGAGGCTATTGCCAAATACAGCAAAGTTTTAACTGATGGCGGAGCCGAAATTGTCCAGGAGGATAATTGGGGTTTGAGAAAACTTGCGTACCCTATTCAAAAGAAAACTACAGGGTACTATCACTTAACTGAATTTAAGGCTCCGGGTGAATTAATTAACAAATTGGAGGTTGAGTTAAGACGCGATGAGCGTGTTTTGCGTTTCCTGACAATTGCTTTAGACAAACATGCCGTTGCTTACAACGACAAAAAACGCAGCGGTGCTTTTAACAAAAAACCTGCCGCTAAATTGGAGGAGGCAAACTAA
- a CDS encoding 5'-nucleotidase, lipoprotein e(P4) family, producing MKKTFLLCLIVLISTATTRAQTAEQLSIVNGGKVWALLYQQRAAEYKALCFQAYNIARLRLDEALKQKSKKPLAIITDIDETVLDNSPYDAARAVKNKDFDLAGWKAWTAKGIADTVPGAPSFFKYAASKGVTVFYVTNRDEDEREGTTKNLKLYKLPNADKDHIVLKQSISSKEARRQEILKKYNVVLYCGDNLPDFDSAYDNKPLQDSRNAATERLKKYFGYKYIVIPNPGYGDFENALFGGQKLNTAQKDSVLRALIKTSE from the coding sequence ATGAAAAAAACTTTTTTGCTTTGCTTAATAGTGCTAATCTCTACAGCAACAACCCGGGCGCAAACTGCCGAGCAACTTTCAATAGTTAATGGCGGCAAAGTTTGGGCGTTGCTATATCAGCAACGTGCTGCCGAGTATAAGGCCTTGTGCTTTCAGGCTTATAACATTGCCCGCCTGCGTTTAGATGAGGCCTTGAAACAAAAAAGCAAAAAGCCGCTGGCTATTATAACGGATATTGACGAGACCGTTTTAGACAACAGTCCGTATGATGCCGCGCGCGCGGTCAAAAATAAAGATTTTGATCTGGCTGGCTGGAAAGCATGGACAGCAAAAGGTATTGCTGATACCGTACCCGGCGCACCGTCGTTTTTTAAATATGCGGCTTCAAAGGGCGTTACCGTGTTTTATGTTACTAACCGCGATGAAGACGAACGCGAAGGCACTACAAAAAACCTGAAATTATACAAGCTACCTAATGCAGATAAGGACCACATTGTTTTAAAGCAAAGCATATCCAGCAAGGAAGCGCGCAGGCAGGAAATACTTAAAAAGTATAATGTTGTACTGTATTGCGGCGACAACCTGCCCGATTTTGATTCGGCTTATGATAATAAACCTTTGCAGGATAGCCGCAATGCCGCAACCGAACGTCTGAAAAAATATTTTGGCTACAAATACATTGTGATACCCAACCCCGGTTATGGCGATTTTGAGAATGCTTTATTTGGCGGCCAAAAGCTGAATACCGCTCAAAAGGATTCGGTATTAAGGGCCCTAATCAAAACCTCAGAATAA
- a CDS encoding VOC family protein, which yields MKLRVARHTSQLQALIDFYTQVLGLKVIGGFKDHAGYDGVFIGGANSEWHLEFTQSEEPAVHQSDEDDLLVFYLSAVEYSAMKNKLTELRINLLAPKNPYWAENGLTIADPDGFRIVLALL from the coding sequence ATGAAACTCCGAGTAGCCCGACATACCTCCCAACTACAAGCACTCATAGATTTTTACACTCAAGTTTTAGGACTAAAAGTTATTGGCGGGTTTAAGGACCATGCAGGTTACGATGGCGTCTTTATTGGCGGCGCAAATTCAGAATGGCACCTGGAATTTACGCAATCTGAGGAACCGGCCGTACATCAAAGTGATGAGGATGATCTGTTGGTATTTTACCTCAGTGCCGTGGAATACAGCGCTATGAAAAATAAATTAACAGAGCTAAGAATCAATTTACTTGCACCTAAAAACCCTTACTGGGCCGAAAATGGATTAACCATAGCTGATCCGGACGGTTTCAGAATAGTGCTGGCTTTGTTGTAA
- a CDS encoding YdeI/OmpD-associated family protein, with the protein MTDFTTIILQFDEQGEKTGWTYIEIPADIAQKLKPGNKKSFRVKGWLDGFAVAGMAAMPMGEGNFILALNAEVRKGTRKGAGGMLAVKLEEDKDYKVEVPADLQECFEFDPDAGVQFNSLARSHRDYFIKWINSAKTSETRERRIVNTVNAMLRKWDYGTMIREMRKEV; encoded by the coding sequence ATGACAGACTTTACCACTATCATTCTTCAATTTGATGAACAGGGCGAAAAAACCGGTTGGACGTATATTGAAATCCCGGCAGATATTGCTCAAAAGTTAAAGCCGGGTAATAAAAAATCTTTCAGGGTGAAAGGTTGGTTAGATGGCTTTGCAGTTGCCGGTATGGCTGCTATGCCAATGGGGGAGGGTAATTTTATTTTAGCCCTGAATGCCGAAGTGCGGAAAGGAACTAGAAAAGGCGCCGGTGGTATGCTTGCGGTAAAGCTGGAGGAAGATAAAGATTACAAAGTTGAAGTGCCTGCCGATTTACAGGAATGTTTTGAATTTGATCCTGATGCCGGCGTGCAGTTCAATAGTTTGGCCCGGTCGCATCGAGATTATTTCATTAAATGGATAAACAGCGCTAAAACTTCCGAGACGCGGGAGAGGCGTATTGTAAACACCGTTAACGCTATGCTGCGCAAATGGGATTATGGAACAATGATACGGGAAATGCGTAAGGAGGTCTAA
- a CDS encoding Uma2 family endonuclease, whose translation MQLSDLDINKTYTYADYLKWAFDERLELIKGKIFKMSPAPGSIHQRISLRLSRWFGNYLEGKRCEAFSAPFDVRLPRLSGNDKEVITVVQPDICVICDHLKIDDKGCLGAPDIVVEILSPGNNKKELQNKFEVYEEAGVLEYWIIHPLEKTFMKYTLTDGLFQPSRLLTIGDKVTTPVLPEFILDLEELFAEKI comes from the coding sequence ATGCAGTTATCAGACTTAGATATCAACAAAACGTACACTTACGCCGACTATTTAAAATGGGCGTTTGATGAGCGTTTAGAATTAATAAAGGGCAAAATTTTTAAGATGAGTCCGGCTCCGGGTTCAATACATCAACGCATTTCCTTACGTTTGTCTCGATGGTTTGGAAACTATCTTGAAGGCAAAAGGTGTGAGGCCTTTTCTGCTCCATTTGATGTACGTTTGCCCCGTTTATCAGGTAACGACAAAGAAGTTATTACCGTTGTTCAACCAGACATCTGCGTAATATGCGACCATTTAAAAATTGACGATAAAGGATGTTTAGGCGCACCAGATATAGTAGTGGAAATACTATCGCCGGGTAACAATAAAAAAGAACTTCAAAATAAGTTTGAAGTTTATGAAGAAGCGGGTGTGCTTGAATACTGGATCATTCACCCGCTTGAAAAAACCTTCATGAAATACACACTCACAGATGGTTTATTTCAACCATCGCGTTTATTAACCATAGGCGACAAAGTTACTACACCCGTGTTGCCTGAGTTTATACTTGATCTGGAGGAGCTTTTTGCAGAAAAGATTTAA
- a CDS encoding NADP-dependent isocitrate dehydrogenase — protein MAKIKVDNPVVELDGDEMTRIIWKFIKDKLIVPYLDLDIKYYDLGLEYRDETNDQVTIDAANAIKQYGVGIKCATITPDEARVTEFNLKQMWKSPNGTIRNILDGTVFREPIVMSNVPRLVPNWTAPICIGRHAFGDQYRATDFLTKGKGKLTVTFTPEDGSEPQSFEVFNFKGDGVALTMYNTDESIRGFAHSCFNQALMKGWPLYLSTKNTILKKYDGRFKDIFEEIYQSDYKAKFDAKGIVYEHRLIDDMVASALKWNGNFVWACKNYDGDVQSDTVAQGFGSLGLMTSTLVTPDGTVMEAEAAHGTVTRHYREHQAGRPTSTNPIASIFAWTRGLEFRGKLDNNQELIDFCHTLEQVCIETVESGKMTKDLAITIKPKVEHGVDYLYTEEFLEAIDENLKAKLAK, from the coding sequence ATGGCAAAAATTAAAGTAGACAACCCTGTTGTTGAGTTAGATGGGGATGAAATGACCCGCATCATCTGGAAATTTATAAAAGACAAACTAATTGTTCCTTATCTTGACCTTGATATTAAATATTATGACCTTGGTTTAGAGTATCGTGATGAAACAAATGATCAGGTAACTATTGATGCCGCCAATGCCATAAAACAATACGGCGTAGGTATAAAATGTGCCACTATTACTCCTGACGAAGCCCGTGTTACTGAGTTCAACCTGAAACAAATGTGGAAATCGCCTAACGGAACCATCCGTAATATATTAGATGGTACCGTATTCCGCGAGCCTATTGTTATGAGCAATGTGCCGCGTTTGGTGCCTAACTGGACTGCACCAATCTGCATTGGCCGTCACGCGTTTGGCGATCAATACCGTGCTACTGACTTTTTAACCAAAGGCAAAGGCAAACTTACCGTAACCTTTACTCCCGAAGATGGCAGCGAGCCACAAAGCTTTGAAGTATTTAACTTTAAAGGTGATGGTGTAGCTTTAACCATGTACAATACTGACGAGTCTATCCGCGGGTTTGCACATTCATGCTTTAACCAGGCGTTAATGAAAGGCTGGCCTTTATATTTATCAACTAAAAACACCATCCTGAAAAAATATGATGGTCGTTTTAAAGATATTTTTGAAGAGATCTACCAAAGTGATTATAAAGCTAAATTTGACGCAAAAGGGATTGTTTATGAGCACCGTTTAATTGACGACATGGTTGCATCGGCCCTTAAATGGAACGGTAACTTTGTATGGGCTTGTAAAAATTATGACGGCGACGTACAATCTGACACTGTTGCTCAGGGTTTTGGCTCATTAGGTTTAATGACCTCAACTTTAGTTACACCAGATGGTACCGTTATGGAAGCTGAAGCTGCGCACGGTACGGTAACCCGCCACTACCGCGAGCACCAGGCCGGCCGCCCAACATCAACTAACCCAATCGCATCAATTTTTGCCTGGACACGTGGTTTAGAGTTCCGTGGCAAATTAGATAATAACCAGGAACTGATTGATTTTTGCCACACTTTAGAGCAGGTTTGTATTGAAACTGTAGAAAGCGGTAAAATGACCAAAGATTTGGCTATTACCATTAAACCTAAGGTTGAGCACGGTGTTGATTACCTGTACACAGAGGAGTTTTTGGAAGCTATTGACGAGAATTTAAAAGCAAAATTAGCTAAATAA
- a CDS encoding DNA gyrase/topoisomerase IV subunit A: MSEELNENTSANEEKLNNITSLDGLYENWFLDYASYVILDRAVPHINDGLKPVQRRILHSLKEMDDGRFNKAANVIGNTMKYHPHGDASIGDAMVQIGQKDLLIDCQGNWGDPVTGDSAAAPRYIEARLSKFALEVVFNPDTTDWQASYDGRNKEPITLPVKFPLLLAQGAEGIAVGLATKILPHNFVELLDGSIAVLRNEPINLLPDFPTGGMADASAYNEGQRGGRIRVRAKISERDKKTLVITEIPFSTTTGSLIDSVVNANDKGKIKIKKIEDNTAKDVEIVIHLAPGISPDVTIDALYAFTDCEVSISPNTCVIQNDKPRFISVNDMLTESTHKTRDLLKLELEIKLKELMEKIFFSSLLKIFIQEGMYKHPDYESSSNFEEVLVVLNRLFEPFFPQFYREILPEDYKKLIDKPMSSITRFDVKKTDEQIKGLESEIKTVKHHLKHLTDYAIDWFTKLKEKYGKGRERKTELRTFDKVEAAQVALANVKLYVNREDGFIGTGLKKDEFVGDCSDIDEIIVFRADGRCLITRVQEKVFVGKEIIHVAVFKKNDERTIYNMIYKDGQSGVSYIKRFAVTGVTRDKEYDLTKGTKGSKVLYFSANPNGEAEVINIQLKPHQKLKKLQFDEDFALLAIKGRGSMGNIVTKYPVKKIVLKSKGVSTLAGRKIWYDEILKRLNVDGRGKYLGEFDGDDRILTVMPNGICELTSFDLNNHFDDKMVLIEKYNPEKVYSVVHFDGKSKNYLVKRFTFENTAIGKQTSIISDESGSKMLLISGAAQPIVKVDQLKGASKAEETVELNLADLIDVKGMKAMGNRLSAHVVQKVELIAEHDDAEDVPDPEPSSVEDTEITITPDDKTVADVVPPADAPVNTDVSPAGYEPPTESVQLPEGSKKSPEKPVEPPAKKIDMEITNRDDLDIQGTLF, encoded by the coding sequence ATGAGTGAAGAGCTGAACGAAAATACATCTGCCAACGAAGAAAAATTAAATAACATAACCTCGCTTGACGGCTTGTACGAAAACTGGTTTCTGGATTATGCCTCCTATGTAATTCTTGACCGTGCCGTTCCGCATATTAATGATGGTTTAAAGCCGGTACAGCGTCGTATTCTCCACTCATTGAAGGAGATGGACGACGGACGCTTTAATAAAGCTGCCAACGTTATTGGTAATACCATGAAGTATCACCCGCATGGCGATGCTTCCATTGGTGATGCCATGGTGCAAATAGGGCAGAAGGACCTGCTGATTGACTGCCAGGGTAACTGGGGCGACCCGGTAACCGGCGACTCGGCAGCGGCTCCGCGATATATTGAGGCGCGTTTGTCAAAATTTGCTTTAGAAGTAGTATTCAACCCGGATACTACCGATTGGCAGGCCAGTTATGATGGTCGTAACAAAGAGCCTATAACGCTTCCTGTTAAGTTCCCTTTACTGCTTGCGCAAGGGGCCGAAGGTATTGCCGTGGGTTTGGCTACCAAAATATTACCCCATAACTTTGTTGAATTGCTTGATGGTTCAATTGCTGTTCTGCGAAACGAGCCGATAAACTTATTGCCCGATTTCCCTACAGGTGGGATGGCTGATGCTTCCGCTTATAATGAAGGTCAGCGAGGCGGACGTATACGCGTTCGTGCCAAGATCAGTGAGCGCGATAAAAAAACGCTTGTTATTACCGAGATACCTTTTTCTACAACAACGGGTAGTTTGATTGATAGTGTTGTTAACGCTAATGATAAAGGTAAGATCAAAATAAAGAAAATAGAGGATAACACCGCAAAGGATGTAGAGATAGTTATCCATCTGGCGCCAGGTATATCGCCTGATGTTACCATAGACGCGCTTTACGCCTTTACAGATTGCGAAGTTTCTATATCGCCAAATACCTGCGTTATTCAGAACGATAAGCCGAGGTTCATCAGCGTGAATGACATGCTTACCGAGAGTACGCACAAAACCCGCGACCTGCTAAAGCTGGAACTGGAGATCAAGCTGAAGGAGTTGATGGAGAAGATATTTTTCAGTTCGCTGTTAAAAATATTTATCCAGGAAGGGATGTATAAGCATCCTGATTATGAAAGCTCATCTAACTTTGAAGAAGTATTGGTTGTACTCAACCGCTTGTTTGAGCCTTTCTTTCCTCAGTTTTACAGGGAGATATTGCCGGAAGACTACAAGAAACTGATTGATAAGCCAATGAGCAGCATTACCCGTTTTGACGTGAAGAAAACGGATGAGCAGATAAAGGGCCTGGAAAGCGAGATCAAGACAGTTAAGCATCATTTAAAGCATCTAACTGATTACGCCATTGATTGGTTTACCAAATTAAAGGAAAAGTACGGAAAGGGCCGTGAGCGTAAAACCGAACTGCGCACCTTTGATAAAGTAGAAGCCGCACAGGTAGCCTTGGCTAATGTTAAATTGTACGTTAACCGCGAAGATGGCTTTATTGGCACGGGCTTAAAGAAAGACGAATTTGTTGGGGATTGCTCAGACATTGATGAGATCATTGTTTTCCGTGCCGATGGCCGCTGCCTCATAACCCGGGTACAGGAAAAAGTTTTTGTGGGTAAGGAGATCATCCATGTGGCGGTGTTTAAGAAGAACGATGAGCGCACCATTTATAACATGATCTATAAAGACGGGCAAAGCGGCGTTAGCTACATTAAACGTTTTGCCGTAACCGGTGTAACCCGCGATAAAGAGTACGATCTCACAAAAGGAACTAAAGGCTCAAAAGTGCTGTACTTCTCTGCCAACCCTAACGGTGAAGCCGAAGTGATTAACATACAGTTAAAGCCGCACCAGAAGCTGAAAAAGCTGCAGTTTGATGAAGACTTTGCTTTGCTGGCTATAAAAGGACGTGGTTCTATGGGTAATATAGTTACCAAGTATCCGGTTAAAAAGATAGTGCTAAAATCAAAAGGTGTGTCAACGCTGGCCGGCCGTAAAATTTGGTATGATGAAATATTGAAACGCCTTAACGTTGATGGCCGCGGTAAATATTTAGGCGAATTTGATGGCGACGACCGCATATTAACCGTAATGCCTAACGGTATTTGCGAACTGACCAGCTTCGACCTCAATAACCATTTTGATGATAAGATGGTGTTGATTGAGAAGTACAACCCTGAAAAGGTTTATTCGGTAGTGCATTTTGACGGCAAGAGTAAAAATTACCTGGTTAAGCGCTTTACGTTTGAGAATACTGCAATAGGTAAGCAAACCAGCATTATCAGTGATGAAAGCGGCTCAAAAATGCTGCTGATATCAGGCGCGGCGCAACCTATTGTTAAAGTTGATCAGTTAAAAGGCGCATCAAAAGCAGAAGAAACGGTTGAATTGAACCTGGCCGATCTGATAGATGTTAAAGGTATGAAGGCCATGGGTAATCGACTGTCGGCTCACGTAGTGCAAAAGGTTGAATTGATTGCCGAGCATGACGATGCAGAGGATGTACCCGACCCGGAACCATCATCAGTTGAAGATACTGAGATCACCATAACACCGGACGATAAAACCGTAGCCGATGTTGTTCCGCCTGCTGATGCGCCTGTAAATACAGATGTATCGCCGGCAGGTTATGAGCCGCCAACAGAATCTGTGCAATTACCCGAAGGATCAAAGAAATCACCGGAGAAACCTGTGGAGCCTCCTGCAAAAAAAATAGACATGGAGATAACTAATAGGGATGACCTTGATATACAGGGGACGTTGTTTTAG
- a CDS encoding aldose 1-epimerase family protein — protein sequence MTVIENEYYKVAIRNQGGELTSFFNKTTGIEHMWQADAAVWPWHAPNLFPIVGGLINNELLVDGNSYNLSRHGFTRTSELLLIESSPISAKFSLPNSEKTLAVYPYKFDFQIHYDLIDSALRVTYKLINHDKKPIYFSVGGHPAFNVPFHKGEKYEDYYLEFESDEQLETHQLSADGFFNGETHPVPTPNKMLPLTRDLFDKDALVFKNLRSREVTIKSKLHDLSLTVEFPHFNYLGIWAKPGADFVCIEPWLGCADTEGQHVDISKKEGIQELKVGHVFEAAYFISA from the coding sequence ATGACCGTTATTGAAAATGAATATTATAAAGTAGCTATCCGCAACCAGGGCGGTGAGCTTACCTCCTTTTTTAATAAAACAACAGGCATTGAGCATATGTGGCAGGCCGATGCAGCTGTTTGGCCTTGGCACGCGCCCAACCTGTTCCCTATTGTGGGTGGTTTGATCAATAACGAGTTATTGGTTGATGGCAATAGTTATAATTTATCACGACATGGATTTACCCGCACTTCAGAACTGCTGCTGATTGAAAGCAGCCCCATATCGGCCAAGTTTTCGTTACCTAACAGCGAAAAAACTTTGGCTGTTTACCCATATAAATTTGATTTTCAAATTCATTACGATCTGATCGATTCAGCATTACGTGTTACGTACAAGTTGATCAATCATGATAAAAAACCTATTTATTTTTCGGTTGGCGGTCACCCCGCATTTAATGTACCTTTTCATAAAGGTGAGAAATACGAAGATTATTACCTGGAGTTTGAATCAGATGAGCAACTGGAAACACACCAACTTTCGGCAGACGGATTTTTTAACGGCGAGACACACCCTGTGCCAACCCCAAACAAAATGCTTCCTTTAACCCGCGATTTATTTGACAAAGACGCGTTAGTATTCAAAAATCTGCGTTCGCGCGAGGTTACCATCAAAAGTAAACTGCATGACTTAAGTCTGACAGTTGAGTTTCCGCATTTTAATTACTTAGGTATTTGGGCAAAACCCGGCGCCGATTTTGTATGCATTGAGCCCTGGTTGGGTTGTGCCGATACGGAAGGCCAGCATGTTGATATCAGCAAAAAAGAGGGTATTCAGGAGTTAAAGGTAGGGCATGTTTTTGAAGCGGCTTATTTTATAAGCGCGTAG